CGCAATCTCTGCATTTACTTTGGGCTTGTTTGCATTAGCATAAACGATTTTATTTTGATACTGATAAGAGTTCATTTGCACGTGAAGCGCTTGCGTAATTTGCGCTACTGAACCGGTGATATGAATACTATGATTAACAATGCTTGCTTGCATTCCTTGAGATGAAAAAAATTGTTGTATTACTTCTTCTGCTTCTTTATTTGGCGCAAATTCTTGTTCATAAAGAGTATAAGTTAAAAACTGATGGTATCGGGTACTATTGGGGTCATAAATATCTTGCACAAGCTTGTCTAATTCTGTTTCATTTCGTATTTTTAATCTCACTATAAATGAAATATGTATATTAGAATCCAGAGTGCGAATCAGAGTAGCCTGATTTAGTAAATTTAGTCCTGGGCTGGGTATGCTCGTTAAGCCAGTTGCTGGATTTGCATAGGGAGTGGTTGCCACAAAACCACATGACAATAAAAGAAATACTACTTTTTTAAGTTTCAACATGAATTATCTCCCTATGTTATCCGAAAAAAAATAGACTAGTAATCGGGCTATATGTGATAAATCCCAAATCATCGCCAGTGGTTAAAGAAAATACATGACCATTTTGAGTTCCTGCATGGATTACAGTTGCATCTGCATTCACGAACAGGGTGTATGTTATCTGGGATAAAAAAGTCCATATCGGATTTGAATTAGTTAAGCTATTAGTAAAATAGGCATATTCAAAATTGATAGTACCAGGGGGTAAGGTACTATTCGATGAGGTTTGACGGGTATTAACATAAAGTTGGCTCTTGGTAGCAAAAACATTTTGGATAGGAACAGGGATACTTGGTTGTGGACCGTTGATTTTATTCCAAGTAGTTCCATTATTTAGTGTATAATAAACATTTCCATCATCGCTTCCTGCATAAATAGTAGAGGGAGTTAAAAAGATACTATTGAGCGCTCCTGTACCTGGATTGGTTGGGGTAGATACCCAAGTAATTCCTTTGTCATTTGAGTAGTAAACTTTCCCCTCTTGTGTTCCAACATAAATGTTTGCTGTTTTTGTAACCGAAACACTATTTACAGCTGAAGTGCCAGGGGCGGTGGTAGCGCTCCAAAAAGTACCGTTGTTAGTCGAGTAGTACACTTTACCATCTCCACTTCCTACGTATAAGGTAGTGGGGGTTACGAATATCCCATTCACTGAATTATTCGAGGAGGGTATTTTGGGCGTAGGAGTCCAAGTCAAACCATTATTAATAGAAAAATAAACCGTACCGCTAGCAGTCCCTGCATAAACTATACCAGCTCTTGTGAATGTAACCTCCACTGTATGATTGCTATCAATATTAAATAGCGTGAATGTGGATCCACCTTTTTGCGCCGTACCTCCGTCCAGTAACCATTGATCAACTTGGTAACCTGCATTTGGCGTTGCCGTAAAAGTCAAATTACTACCCGCGATGATAGTTTGGGGCTTATTAGGTTTAATTGTTCCCTGTGCACCCGCTGTTGGCGTAATTACATATTTTGTTACAGGAATTTGCGTAATATTTAAAATGTTAGCTGAAGCAGGTCGATAACACTCCAGTCCATTTCCTTGTTCACAAACAATAGGACCACCCTTAATATTGCCTGATAGTTTACTTCCATTCACCAACAAATTAAGTGTACAGGATTGATGATAATTTAATTTAAATGGATTTGGGCAATTTCCCGTTGAAGTAACCTGGGTAATCCCCTCAATACGTTTCATAGATAAAGTGTGGGTTTTACGGGATTGATTGGTTATTGTATATTTAATTGTCGCGGATCCTATCGGGGTTATATAAATTTTGGGGGGATAATTGGGATCTGGTGTAAAAGTCCATACAGGTTTACTAGCATGGCTAAGTGTAAGGAATAGTATAGCAATCACACCGATACAAAGCTGAGGCAAAGTAGTTTTTAATATTTGCATCTTCAAATCCATTTTCGGATATTCATTTTAGTGTTTATCTTAAGTTGATTAATAATCCCAGATCAATAAAATTAGATATTTTTTCAAAGAGTTAAAAGATCATTCCACAAGACACGCTTATTCCACGTATATTTTGGTATTTAGAATAGAAATATCAGTCATCGAAAGAGAGATATAAGGCTAATCACCAAAGTACTTATTATAAATGGTTAAATAAGTGCCATCGGTTTCTATTTCTAATAAGGCTTTATTAATTTTATCAATTATAGGAGCATTTTTTCTCAATGCGATGATTCCATACCCGTTTCCTATCACAATGGGTTTTCCCACGAGTTGGAAACCTTGCAGGGTATTATTCAACAGATATTTAGCAACATTTTCATTGACTAATGCGGCATCAATTTCATGATTGTTGAGGGCTTCTATTAATGAGGTGATTTTAGAATATGCTTTAATATTTTGTTTCGAAGTATAATTAGGTAATACATTATATTGGATGAATGTTGCTTGCAGTGCGCCAATTTTTTTGTTCTTAATATCGTTGATTGAATTGATATTCGAATTTTTTAATGACATAAATTGTCCATTACTTGTTATATAAGGCAGACTGAAAACATAATTTGTTGGTTCAGTTGAAGGAAGAGGGCTGGGTAAAAAAGTTATGTCAATAAACCCTGTATTCAGATCTCTAAATTGGGAATCCAAATCTGTGGGTTTGTAGATACAGGTCGTAGCAATGCGTTTGCATATTTCATCCATAAGGTCGACGCTAAAACCAAAATAATGATTGTCAATGTCGGTCGATGAAAAAGGTGGTGCAAATTTCAAAACTCCAACAGTAAGCGGGCTACTATAAGCAAAGAAAGAACTTGCTAATAGGATTATATAAACAAGTTGCTTAATAAGCTTCATGTTGTATATCCGTATTTTATATAGTTAAACTCTAGGATGATAGAAAAGGGTTGTCAATGCAGTCACTGAATGCCAGCATTTTTTTGAAGGGTTAACATTGTTTTTGGGTCTTCATATAAGCGAAAAATTTAATTAAATCATTCAAGTCTTTATCGGATAGAGATTGTCTATCAGAACCAGTCATTCGGCCCTGTGGAAGAGAACGCACTGATTTGGGATCCCGAATAAATTTTTTCAATTGAGTCATGTTAGGATAATAATTCAAAGGATTTTTAGGACAATTCAAGTCCGGACCGATATCGCTTTTTCCGATATGATTTATGGTATGACACCCCTCACAATGACTAATAAAAATTTTGTACCCATTAGCAATCGATGTATTTTTTGTTTTGGGAGGGGAGAGCACATGGTGGTAATTAAGTTCTCGAGTAATTTTTATCGCAACAACACTCCATGCCCAAAATTCTGGAGATATATACGAACGCTCTGGATAAAGCCAAATTATCTCATAAGGTCCTGCTGTAAGCCCGGTGTGATTTTCAATTATTGACCAGTTTGATGAGGGTTCTATGGCCAACATTGCTATGGATGCATTTTTACTACAGTCCATAACTTTACCTGCAGGCACATAGACATGGAAATTATCTTTCGCTATGAATTCAATGATATCTTGTTTTTTTATGTGAAAGGGAGCAAGCAACTTGCATAAAGGGATGGCTTTATGGTGCATGACTTTATCAGGATAAGCGCGGTCATTATTAATTGTTACTTGGGTTAGATTTGGATGGGATAGCAATTCAGTTCGAGTCAGGGTAAGTGATTTATTCGGAGTAGTGATATGAAGCGTGCTGGATGATGAAGCGTTCGCGCTGGAAGCAGTTACATCTATAAGCCAGAGACCTATCAATAAA
The DNA window shown above is from Legionella sp. PC997 and carries:
- a CDS encoding transporter substrate-binding domain-containing protein, whose amino-acid sequence is MKLIKQLVYIILLASSFFAYSSPLTVGVLKFAPPFSSTDIDNHYFGFSVDLMDEICKRIATTCIYKPTDLDSQFRDLNTGFIDITFLPSPLPSTEPTNYVFSLPYITSNGQFMSLKNSNINSINDIKNKKIGALQATFIQYNVLPNYTSKQNIKAYSKITSLIEALNNHEIDAALVNENVAKYLLNNTLQGFQLVGKPIVIGNGYGIIALRKNAPIIDKINKALLEIETDGTYLTIYNKYFGD
- a CDS encoding cytochrome c family protein gives rise to the protein MNGLKYFFLLIGLWLIDVTASSANASSSSTLHITTPNKSLTLTRTELLSHPNLTQVTINNDRAYPDKVMHHKAIPLCKLLAPFHIKKQDIIEFIAKDNFHVYVPAGKVMDCSKNASIAMLAIEPSSNWSIIENHTGLTAGPYEIIWLYPERSYISPEFWAWSVVAIKITRELNYHHVLSPPKTKNTSIANGYKIFISHCEGCHTINHIGKSDIGPDLNCPKNPLNYYPNMTQLKKFIRDPKSVRSLPQGRMTGSDRQSLSDKDLNDLIKFFAYMKTQKQC